One Spirochaetaceae bacterium DNA segment encodes these proteins:
- a CDS encoding adenylate kinase: protein MNSAIGTQSLEAVAGTPAADTAEAAHHGPSNLVLLGPPGAGKGTVAELLSARLGIPHISSGDMFRAAIGAGTRLGREVAATIKRGELVADQVTVALIRERLAAEDASSGYLLDGFPRTIAQAEALQALSEVSAAIKLDVSDDLAVLRISGRRVCTADGEIYHLGNRPPRVAGACDRCGRALTQRDDDRPAAVRHRLQVYQRQTAPLVEFYANRRLLVGIDGTPPAVQVRDQILSYLRTRGT, encoded by the coding sequence ATGAATTCGGCTATCGGCACACAGTCACTCGAGGCGGTCGCGGGGACGCCCGCCGCCGACACCGCGGAGGCCGCTCACCACGGTCCGTCCAACCTGGTCCTGTTGGGGCCGCCCGGCGCGGGCAAGGGCACGGTTGCGGAGCTGCTGAGCGCGCGCCTGGGCATTCCGCACATTTCGTCGGGGGACATGTTCCGCGCCGCCATCGGCGCCGGCACCCGGCTGGGCAGGGAGGTCGCCGCCACCATCAAGCGCGGCGAGCTGGTTGCCGACCAGGTGACCGTGGCACTGATCCGGGAGCGGCTCGCCGCCGAGGACGCAAGCAGCGGCTACCTGCTGGACGGATTCCCGCGCACCATCGCCCAGGCCGAGGCGCTGCAGGCGCTCAGCGAAGTGAGCGCCGCCATCAAACTCGACGTGTCGGACGACCTCGCGGTGCTGCGCATCTCCGGTCGCCGGGTCTGTACCGCCGACGGCGAAATCTACCATCTCGGCAACCGCCCGCCGCGCGTGGCCGGCGCATGCGACCGGTGCGGACGGGCGCTGACCCAGCGCGACGACGACCGCCCGGCCGCGGTGCGCCACCGCCTGCAGGTGTACCAGCGCCAGACCGCGCCGCTGGTGGAATTCTACGCCAACCGCCGGCTGCTGGTCGG